One window from the genome of Pseudoalteromonas sp. '520P1 No. 423' encodes:
- a CDS encoding YajD family HNH nuclease gives MSADRFGASEHYKQQEKGYRERALKLFPWICGRCAREFQYSGLSELTVHHIDHDHTNNPNDGTNWELLCIYCHDNEHDKYTKQEEYPTEIKAGDNNQEMATYNPFADLKAMLKR, from the coding sequence ATGTCAGCTGATAGATTTGGTGCAAGTGAGCATTATAAACAACAAGAGAAAGGCTATAGGGAGCGCGCGTTAAAGTTATTCCCTTGGATCTGTGGTCGTTGTGCAAGAGAATTTCAATACTCAGGATTGAGTGAGTTAACAGTTCATCATATTGATCATGATCATACCAATAATCCAAATGATGGCACTAATTGGGAACTTTTATGTATATATTGTCATGATAACGAACATGATAAATATACGAAACAAGAAGAATACCCGACAGAAATAAAAGCCGGAGATAATAATCAGGAGATGGCGACTTACAACCCATTTGCAGATTTAAAAGCCATGCTTAAAAGGTAA